In Lactobacillus sp. PV012, one genomic interval encodes:
- a CDS encoding amino acid permease, with protein MTEKNSAPKKENNGQMKRSLTNTHIQLIALGGTIGTGLFLGVGNSIKLAGPSVIIIYALVGFFLFLLMRALGELVLSDLNKHTYIDFITQYLGKNIGFVTGYLYWISWLTLAMAELTALGIYFQYWWPKLHPWIPAVITLVVLLGINLISARVFGNLEFSFAIIKILTVIIFVILIFYLMITGKSTHYGAIGWGNFITDGGFFPKGGKGFLMGFQMVIFSFIGVELICLTAAEAQNPKKTLRRAIEQLPVRIILFYVLAIVAILLIIPWDKVSTSSSPFVQALAATGIKNAGSIINFVVISAAVSSTNSFIYSAGRLLFSINYNGKNKWSKTFGKLNRRQLPENALIFSTLVIALAPILNYFLGDAFEFISSTSTSMFLIIWCLMIFTHLRYRAQTPKDQLPDFKMPLSPWTDYLDLIFFIAMIIVLLIFPDHRIPMLTAIIVFLVLIALTKFIREEQEIKEENNQ; from the coding sequence ATGACAGAAAAAAACTCTGCTCCCAAAAAAGAAAATAATGGGCAAATGAAGCGGAGCTTAACTAATACTCACATCCAGCTGATTGCTCTTGGAGGAACAATTGGGACTGGACTATTCTTAGGAGTAGGTAACAGTATCAAATTAGCTGGGCCTTCAGTGATTATCATCTACGCATTAGTTGGATTTTTCCTTTTTCTATTAATGCGCGCTTTAGGAGAACTTGTTCTCTCCGATTTAAATAAGCATACTTATATTGATTTTATTACTCAATATTTAGGAAAAAACATTGGGTTTGTTACTGGCTACCTTTACTGGATCAGTTGGCTAACCTTAGCTATGGCTGAACTTACAGCCTTAGGTATTTATTTCCAATATTGGTGGCCTAAACTTCATCCCTGGATTCCCGCGGTTATTACCTTAGTAGTTTTATTGGGTATTAATTTAATTTCTGCTCGAGTTTTCGGAAATCTTGAATTCAGTTTTGCAATTATTAAAATTTTAACAGTTATTATTTTCGTAATCTTAATTTTCTATCTAATGATTACTGGAAAAAGTACCCATTATGGTGCTATAGGATGGGGGAATTTTATTACCGATGGTGGCTTCTTCCCTAAGGGAGGCAAAGGGTTCCTGATGGGATTCCAGATGGTTATCTTCTCTTTCATTGGAGTAGAGCTGATCTGTTTAACTGCTGCCGAAGCCCAAAATCCTAAAAAGACTTTACGTCGAGCAATTGAACAACTACCTGTAAGAATCATCTTATTCTATGTTTTAGCTATTGTTGCAATTTTGTTAATTATTCCATGGGATAAAGTTTCTACAAGTAGTTCCCCATTCGTTCAAGCCCTTGCTGCTACTGGAATTAAAAATGCTGGTTCTATTATTAACTTTGTTGTTATTAGTGCCGCTGTTTCTTCAACTAATAGTTTCATCTATAGTGCAGGTCGTCTACTATTTTCTATTAATTACAATGGAAAAAATAAATGGAGTAAGACTTTTGGTAAGTTAAATCGTCGTCAACTACCAGAAAATGCTTTAATTTTTTCTACACTAGTTATTGCTTTAGCACCAATTTTGAACTACTTTTTAGGAGACGCATTTGAATTTATTTCATCTACTTCTACAAGTATGTTCTTGATAATCTGGTGCCTAATGATCTTTACTCACCTTCGTTATCGAGCACAAACTCCTAAAGATCAATTGCCAGATTTCAAGATGCCTCTTTCTCCATGGACCGACTATCTAGATTTAATTTTCTTCATTGCCATGATTATTGTTCTATTGATTTTCCCAGATCACCGTATTCCAATGTTAACAGCAATTATTGTTTTCTTAGTCTTAATTGCTTTAACTAAGTTTATCCGTGAAGAACAAGAAATTAAGGAAGAAAATAATCAATAA
- a CDS encoding exodeoxyribonuclease III: MKIISWNIDSLNAALTSESSRAQETRNLLLKIRHEAPDVIAFQETKLRASGPTATHLSKLNEFFPDYRVIWRSSDEPARKSYAGTMFLIKENYHPAVEYPVIFAPVPMDFEGRILTLEFEGFYITQVYTPNSGNNLLRLEDREVWDKKYCEYLKNLKKKKPVIVCGDFNVAASSLDLKHPERMEKKAGYTPEERAGFSEILKAGFIDVYRYLNPDGKDYTWWDQRVPTSKQYNLGWRIDYFLVSDDLKKEIKDLKIFSDTPRKDHAPILLEIDLKK, translated from the coding sequence ATGAAAATTATTTCTTGGAATATTGATTCTTTAAATGCTGCTTTGACTAGTGAGTCTTCACGTGCTCAGGAAACTAGAAATTTACTACTTAAAATTCGCCACGAAGCTCCTGATGTAATTGCTTTTCAAGAGACCAAATTAAGAGCAAGTGGCCCTACAGCCACCCATCTTTCAAAGTTAAATGAATTTTTCCCAGATTATCGGGTAATTTGGCGTTCCTCTGATGAGCCAGCACGTAAAAGTTATGCCGGTACAATGTTTTTAATCAAAGAAAACTATCATCCTGCTGTGGAATATCCAGTTATTTTTGCCCCCGTTCCCATGGATTTTGAGGGACGCATCTTAACCTTAGAATTTGAAGGTTTTTACATCACTCAAGTCTATACTCCAAATTCTGGAAATAATCTTCTTCGGTTAGAAGATAGGGAAGTATGGGATAAAAAGTATTGTGAGTATTTAAAAAATTTAAAGAAAAAGAAGCCGGTAATTGTTTGTGGCGACTTCAATGTGGCTGCATCCTCACTGGATTTGAAGCATCCCGAACGCATGGAAAAGAAGGCAGGGTATACTCCCGAAGAAAGGGCAGGATTTAGTGAAATATTAAAAGCTGGGTTTATTGATGTTTATCGCTATTTAAACCCTGATGGAAAAGACTATACTTGGTGGGATCAGCGTGTACCAACGAGTAAACAATATAATTTAGGATGGAGAATAGACTATTTTTTGGTTTCCGATGATTTGAAAAAAGAAATCAAAGATCTAAAAATTTTTAGTGATACACCTCGTAAAGATCATGCTCCAATACTTTTAGAGATTGATCTAAAGAAGTAA